In Desulfonatronum thioautotrophicum, the DNA window GGCTTAATTTTAACAATTATGAAGGAAAAAGTTGGTGGAGGTGGCTTGCAGGATTTATTAGTTTGACCACAGTTTGTATAATTATGTACAAAGTATTTACCTTATAGCATACAATTTTTATTTTTTTTTATAAATATATAGTAATTTATTATGATTATCGCAGACAAGATAATAATTTTATGTGGTATTTATTTCTGAATTGTTTTTTTCTGTGTAATATATTTCATGTGGTCTATTTCTTTTTATTATTTAAAAAAGAAATAGACCACACAGCTCTTCATTTTTTTAATTTATTTCGACTAACTTCAATTTACTAAAAACTGCAAGAAATGCATTTTATGCAATGTATCCATCAATGTATCCATTGATATTTGTCCTTGAATTAATAGAAACTATATAGACTGCTTTCAAGGTCTACATGTATTCTGCAGCCTATGATCGGCTTGATATCTGTTTCTTGGGCTACCTTGAAACAATGACTCGCACCGTAAATTTTGCCGACATCGGTGAGGGCCAAAGATGATTAACCGTCGGCGGCCGCTCTGGCGCACAGATCCTCAACACGATTCAAGCTCTCGTTCAGGCCGTACTCGCTCTGACAATCCAGGTGGATGAACTTGTTGTCGGTTTCGTTCGGCAACCCAAAAAGCTGATTCAACGAATTCACGGTTTCGGCATCCAGCATTTGATCAGGCCTCCCACCATTGCCCATCCGCATGGAGTTCGACATTTGGAAACAAGCTTGCATACTGATCCCGCGCAAAACTGTGAATCGGCACGACTTTGCGCGGAGACAAAGCGTTGGCGAAAGCCTTCAACTCGAAAGGCCCGGCATGACCCGAGGTATGGATGCTTTGCTTGGCAATACCCCGCGACTTAAGCCATGATTTGACCCGATCGTAAAGCCCTCGCTCCCAGTATCCTTCCCACTGGGAGTAAATATACGCCGCGCCGGAGAGACATTCCGCAGTGTCGAGATCGCCCATGAACAATGGGCGAAATAGCAGGGTGTATTCGTTCGGGGATTCCTGAAGGTGCTGTCCGTAGATTCGATTCGCGGAATGATGTTTGAGTTGATCAAACCAAGCGTTCGTTTTGATCTGAATCCTTTGAGGTTGTGGAACGAAGAGAGCGACATTCTGCCAATTTGACTGTGGAATGTTCGGATTCCCCGTAGCCTCCAGAATTGCGGCGGTGTAGAGATCCATGACCATTTTTCTGCCAGTGCGTTTTGTAGCACGCAGAATCGACACGATGCGATCAATATTCTGGCCCGAGGCATGAACCATGGCCAATCCTTTGGTCGCGGAGAACACCTGGACAAGCTGCTCTTCAAGCTCCGCTTCCGTTGGAAAGCATGCTGCTTCATCCAAGCGTCCCAGCGACGAACCCTCCAGCAACACAACGTCGATGTCTTTTGGTGGACGAGAAAG includes these proteins:
- a CDS encoding MBL fold metallo-hydrolase, which encodes MNICIHRGSNQIGGSCVEIEQDGQRIIVDLGLPLDAEDNIPDYLPEVPCLTNGDPSLLGIFISHPHLDHLGLLKHISTEIPVHMGPAARRILAAAKPFLPDNWPDLPAGRDYEAWTAMETGPFRVTPYLVDHSAYDSYALLIEAGGKRLFYSGDFRGHGRKAKLFNNLLSRPPKDIDVVLLEGSSLGRLDEAACFPTEAELEEQLVQVFSATKGLAMVHASGQNIDRIVSILRATKRTGRKMVMDLYTAAILEATGNPNIPQSNWQNVALFVPQPQRIQIKTNAWFDQLKHHSANRIYGQHLQESPNEYTLLFRPLFMGDLDTAECLSGAAYIYSQWEGYWERGLYDRVKSWLKSRGIAKQSIHTSGHAGPFELKAFANALSPRKVVPIHSFARDQYASLFPNVELHADGQWWEA